GTCATTCATCAGCGCGGGACAGCTGCAGCGCACATTTCAGCACCGGACAGCTCCCCCCGGGCCCCAGAGGACCCACCACGTGATCTATTTATGGCGTGACGTCAAATGTTGACATTAATTCACGCCTTAATTAATGATCATGTTTGAATTCAAGATCCATTCCTTTTTATGACTTGGCTCGGGGTCTTTCATTGACGCGGAAGAAGGATGCTTTCCAATGGGACGGGGGGCGATGACGCAGCCGCCCACCTCCCCTCTCCACTCCCCCCTCACCCACCCCTTACCTACGTGACAAGTGAAAAAGGCATGCCTTTCGGAATTATGGATAAAAAAGCAAAGGGAGCTAAGTTCACAGGACGCAGGAAAGTTTTCCGCAGCCACATGTGTTTGCGCTCTTCATTCCGCCAATGACCGAGTACACGTAGAAAATCCCCGAGAACTGAGCTGTGGAGGGCTGCACACTCGGAGCAAGCACAAAGGACACTGAAGAGGAGCTtcactgaggacacagaggaagaagagaggaagagggagagagagagactgagatcCTATCTCACTCTCCCAGTTGAGGTCTTCAGCGGATCGCGTCTCGCCACTGGTAAGAAGAGACACCTTTGGGGGGGTTTTACGCTGCGTAAAAGTGTGGAGAGTTTGGTGGAAAAGTCAGGTGTGGCTGTCGCTCATGGAAAGTCACAGGTGTGGTGTGAAAGTGGCTTAAATatcaggagaaaaacaaatgttcctTCACTTACTTGAATtcgttctgtttctttttcagcaGGACAATGTCTAGTAAAGCGACTTTAGCATTACTCATCTATGGAATCATAATGCATTACAGCGTCCTCTGCTCACCTGTGGGGCTTAGCTTTCCAAGTGTTAGGTATGTACACTCTTACCTGTGTTTTTGAATATCACTTTTTTTTGGTGCAGTATTgctgctttaaatgtttttaaatgctgacagcagtcagcaggGATAAACACCACATCTGCTTTACAGTTAGTTGTTGTCTGTGCGTATAATAGTCTATCGAATTACTGAACAAACCGCATCTGACAGCCAATCCATAGGGCTGAGGAACATTCACCAGGGAGCGGCGGTAATGTAATTTAGGCTACTGTGGCAGTGAAGTCTCAATCTGATCTGCAGCCATTATACATCTATCAATTTATGTGATTACATAATTAGTGGTTAAAGGTTTCAAAGTTATTGGCAAGATGTCTGGATAGTTTTAACGCGTAAAAAGTGTCACGCTGGTGTCCTTTCTCCCTGGACTCCTGTCTCTGAGACTGAATTTTATTTGTATGTGCAGAAAATAAACGTATATCTTGTATTTTGTTCAGTGAGGTTTATGATGAGGATGGAAACTCCTTACCCTCCCTGGATTACGACAGAGACGAAGTGGATGTGAGAAGCGCTCCGTCTGCCGCTGACGACCTCTACACTCTGTACTATCCACCGGAGAAAAGGTGATTATCATGTGGAAACTTTACCTTTGCTGAAAACATCCATCTCATTGCTGTTGTCCGATCCCTGTCTAAATGTTGTACGTTTTGTGTGAATCAAAGTATTGTCGTAATTTTGtaacacaaaaatgtgtttttattaattattattttttgttacgTTTTTTAATGAGTCCTGTCACTTTTCAGCTTTATTTCCAGGGGAGCATTTTTTATAAGAATGGATCAACAAAATTtgcaagagaaagaaaaataatatcTAGCTGCGCTTAAAATCACGTTTCTAtaataaatattcagcaaaGTTTCACCTAAGGCAGAATAACGTGGGGAAATAATACAGCAAACCCCCTTTCACAcattatctatctatctatctatctatctatctatctatctatctatctatctatctatctatctatctatctatctatctatctatttacTAAAAACTATCAAATAATCAAGTTCTATTCGAAACAAAAGCCGATTTTCAGCGTCATATATTCTGAAAGTGTTGCCTGTTGCGCTGGGTGTGTTTGGTGATTTTACTGTGTGGCTATCTATCATCCCAGAACGGAAAGGCATGCAGACGGCATGTTTAATAAAGCCTACAGGAAAGCGCTGGGTCAGTTATCAGCAAGGAAATACCTTCATTCTCTGATGGCAAAACGTGTAGGGTAAGAACACCTTCTTGGTTGTCACCTATTCTTTAACgtcctgtgtatgtgtttgtgtgtgttttgtttctttcgGACTGCTCCTTTAAAAGCTCATAATTCACGCTGTTATACGTGCTGTATATGTTTCCATTATCCTCCCGAATCTGCCCTCTGAATCAGCCTTTTATTAAAGCTATAAACTCGTCAGGGAGACGTAAGAAGTGACTGATTCTGGAGGTGTCTTTCTtgtgcagcacagcacagagggaAGAATTAACAGGTTCAGGTTTTAAATTCATTTCCTTATGAATAATTTATAGGGCTGAGTCCCAGGAGTGGTTCCGCAATGGAAAGAGGTGGGGTTGTACTGTAGCTGTAGGAGAAGGCCATCTTATAACATGCACGCCATATTGTTCTGTTGAAAATTAAAGGGATAGTTCACCCCAAAGGCAAACGTTCATATTTTGCTTGTGACCTACAGTGCTTTCTATCCATCATGGTTATTTTGATATGAGTTGCAGAGTCTTGGAGACATCACCTCTAGAGGTAACTGCCTTCCCCCATTATAATGTAGCAAGATGGCAGCAAGATGTCCCAGAATGGATAATCATCCAGGAACTATTTTCTACCAAATTACACCTAGCAGCCATATCTTTGCCTACCACCGACTGGTTCTTTTGACAGCATGACTGG
This portion of the Parambassis ranga chromosome 20, fParRan2.1, whole genome shotgun sequence genome encodes:
- the adcyap1a gene encoding adenylate cyclase activating polypeptide 1a isoform X2 is translated as MSSKATLALLIYGIIMHYSVLCSPVGLSFPSVSEVYDEDGNSLPSLDYDRDEVDVRSAPSAADDLYTLYYPPEKRTERHADGMFNKAYRKALGQLSARKYLHSLMAKRVGGGKAVDDSSELLSKRHSDGIFTDSYSRYRKQMAVKKYLAAVLGKSLEDIGFHHILQEIDFDALPDGDEFEAFLGDWLKQFSPEFLAL